ATAGTCGTAATGTTACAGTTTTCAAATAATTTATCACCAAAGGTTAATAGGGGTGTTAATATTATTGATGGAGCTATTTATTTTATTTTCTTAAGTGATTATTTGATGAGATTGTTAACAAGTAAGAATAAAAAAAGATTTTTTAAACATAATGTAGTAGATACAATAGCTATATTTCCATTTATGTTATTTATGGAATCTAATTTTGGAAGTGTATTTAAATTAGTTAGGGTAGTTACATATGTATTAAGATTAGTTGGAAATATAAAAGAAGTATTATTTACTAATGGATTTATATATGCATTAGGGTCTACAGTTCTTATAACATTTATAGGATCACTAGGGATATATGTTTTTGAGCGTGGAACAGAAAACATATCAAATTATGGTGATGCATTATGGTGGAGTTTTGTTACTGTTACAACTGTTGGATATGGAGATATAAGTCCATCAAGTGGAGTAGGGCGGTTTATAGCATGTATATTGATGATAACCGGTATAGGTTTTTTAAGTATGCTTACTAGCACCATATCGACATTTTTCTTTTCAAAGATATATAAGAGAAAAGAAAAGAAGATTAAGGAAAAGGATAAAGTTATTATTGATTTATCTGATTTATCAGAGGAGAAGAGAAAGAGTATTCTTAGTTATTACAAATTTTTAAAAGAAAATGATATATAAGATTATTAAGAAAGAACCACATTATATAGAAATTAATATAATGGTGGCTCTTATTTTATTTTTTGAAACTAATATAATAAAAATATAACTAAGAAGTGAGGTAGAAAAAATGAGAATTGGTGTATTAATGGGTGGAGTTTCATCTGAAAGGGAGATTTCTTTAAAATCTGGTGAAGAAGTTATAAATAATTTAGATAAAGAAAAATATAAAGTAATTCCTATAATAATTAATTCAAAAAAAGATGTTATTAATAAGGTTAAAGATATAGATTTTGCTTTTATAGCATTACATGGTGCATTTGGTGAAGATGGTACTGTACAAGGAATATTAGAGACTATGGGTATTCCATATAGTGGATGTGGAGTTCTTTCAAGCTCAATAGCAATGAATAAGGATTTATGTAAAAGAGTTATGTTATCAGAAAAAATAGATACAGCCCAATGGTTTATAGCTGGAAGTTTAAAGGAAATTAATTATTATGGAATAAGAAAAATGGGATATCCTGTTTTTGTTAAGCCTAATAATGGAGGTTCTAGTGTAGCTACAACTCTTGTAGAGCGTGAAGAAGACTTAGAAGATGCTGTTAAGGAAGCATTAAAGTATGATAATGAAGTTATTATTGAAAAATATATTAACGGAATAGAGATAACATCATTTGTATTAAATGGTGAAGTTATGCCTACAATTTCTATACAAAGTAATGGTAAAAACTTTTTTGATTATTCATCAAAGTACGACGAAGGTGGTGCAGATGAAAAAATATTAAGATTAAATAGTCATTTGCAAAAAAAAGTTGACAGAATATCACATAAAATATGGAAAGTGTTAAGATGTAAGGGATATATAAGAATTGACATGATATTACAAGATAGAATACCATATGTATTAGAAGTAAATACATTACCGGGGTTAACTAGGTCAAGTCTTATCCCTAAAAGTGCTATGGAAAAAGGAATTGATTTCCCTAGTTTATTAGATAAGATGATAGAGTATTCCCTTGATTAAAAAGGAGTAAAAATGTTTCTTTCTAATAAAAATTTTAATGACAATGAGCCTATATATATTCAAATTGAAAATTATATAAAAGGAATTATAGATAAGAATTTGCTTGCACAAAACTCAAAGTTACCAGCTACAAGAGAAATGGCAAAGTTATTAGGTGTAAGTAGAAATTCAGTAATTACGGCATATGAAAATCTTGAGGCAGAAGGAGTTCTATACACTATTAAAGGCAAAGGAACTTTTATTAGTAGTAGAAATATAGATTCATCAGTTAAGTGGCATGTATCTTGGAAAGATTATATTAATGATTATGCAGTGAAGGCTAGCGAATTAGATATAGTAAAAAGTGAGATTCCATGGAGTAAAGATCTTATATCATTTAAAAGTATTTCACCAGAAGGGGAGCTTTTTAATATAGAAGAGATTAAGAGGGCTTTTTTAAATACAATATCTAAAGAAAATCATAAGATATTAAATTATGGTTATGCAAAAGGATATAAACCACTTATGGAATATATATTGGAATATACAAAAAATAAAGGAATAGATGTAACTAATAAAGATATAATAGTAACTAACGGATTTACAGAGGGATTAGATATATTACTGACCTCATGCATCAAAAAAGGAGATAAGATAATATGTGAAAATCCTACACATAATACAGCAATAAAAATGATGAGAGTTCATGGAGTAGATATTGTTCCTGTAAAAGTAAATGAAGATGGTATTGATATAGTAGAGTTAGAAGAAGAATTAAAGAAAGGTGGAGTTAAATTTGGATATTTAATTCCATCTTATCATAATCCAACAGGTATAGTTATTAGTGCTGAAAAAAGATATTGTGTGTATGAGACTTTCAAAAAGTATAATGTTCCAATAATTGAAGATGGATTTAATGAAGAATTGATGCATAATAGTAGTCATATATCTCCTATAGCTGCTCTTGATAAAGATGCAAATGCAGTAATTTATATATCAAGTTTTTCAAAAATATTATTTCCAGGAGTTAGAATAGGATGGATTATAGCTGATAAAGGATTAATTAATACTTTTGAGAGTGTTAAGAGATGCAAAAATATACATACTTCATTTTTAGATCAGGGAATATTATATGAGTATTTATGTAGCGGGACTTTTAAAAAAGATATAAAAAAAATTCGACGTATCTACAGAGAAAAATATAATTTTGCTCTTAGATGTGTAAAAGAATATATAAAGCCTTCATTTATATGGGGAGAAGGAAGTCTTCATATTTATATAGGTATAGAAAATATAAATTCTAGAGAACTTCTCGCAAAGTGTTATGAAAAAGGAGTTATTTTTATGCCTGGAGATGTTTTTTCTGTAGATAGTAGTTGTGATAATACTTTAAGATTAGGATTATCTAGATTGTCGTTAGATGAGATAGAAAAAGGTATAAAAGTTATAGGAAAATGTGTTGAAGAGTTAAAAAATGGAGATACGTAATATAAATAAATTAGTTATAGCAACATTTAAACCATTACTTACATTTAAAGGGTAACGGTACAATTGATTTAAGCAACAGTTTGGATTATAATGTAATAATTAGAAATGAGGTGTTTAAAGCTATGACTCTAGAAAAACAAAAGAAGATTGCTATAGTAAATGATATGACTGGATTTGGAAGATGTTCTATAGCAGCACAATTACCAATAATATCTGCTATGAAGATTCAATGCTGTCCGTTGCCTACAGCAATTTTATCTGCACATACAGGTTTTCCTAGTTTCTTCTTTGATGATTATACTTCTAAGATGAAGGAGTATATGAATAATTGGAAAGAGTTAAATATTAATTTCGATGGTATAGCTACGGGATTTTTAGGATCAAAAGAACAAATTGATGTAGTTGTTGAGTTTATGGAAAAGTTTAAAGATAATAATACTATAGTAGTTGTTGATCCTGTAATGGGTGATTATGGAGAGTTATATGCAACGTATACTAAAGAGATGTGTAATGAAATGAAAAAATTACTAAAGTATGCAGATATAATAACTCCTAATCTGACAGAAGCTTGTAGACTTATAGACATAGAGTATCCAAAGAAACAATTAAACGAAGAAGAGTTGGAAAATATAGCTAAAACTCTTTGTGAAATGGGACCTAAAAAGGTTGTAATAACAGGACTTCAATATGATGGAGAAATACAAAACTTTATTTATGAAAAAGAAAATGGATATAATATTATTAATGTAAAGAAAATAGGTGAAGATAGATCTGGTACAGGAGATGTTTTTACAGCAATTATAATAGCTAGTGTTGTAAGGGGAATTTCACTAGTAAAAGCAGTAGAAAAAGCAACAAAATTTATAAGTAAAACTATTAAATATACAGCGGAGTTAAACACTCCAGTTACTGATGGACTATGCTTTGAAGAATATTTAACAGAATTAAAAGAATCTTAGGGGGATATATATGGTTATATTATATACAGCTAAAAATGGAGAATATACAAGCCTTCAAGGGCAAAGTAATATTAAAGATAATGTTTATGTTAATTTAACTAATCGTTGTCCAGCAGCATGTACTTTTTGTTTGAGGAATACAAAGGAAATGGCAGAGTCAAATAGTTTATGGTTAAAGAGAGAACCTACAAGAGAAGAAATTATATCAGAATTTGATAAATATGATTTAAGTAAATGTAATGAAATTATTTTTTGTGGTTTTGGTGAACCTATGGAAAGAGTTTATGATATAGTTGAAATTGCTTCATATATAAAGAGAAAATACAAAGATATGCATATTCGAATAAATACTAATGGATTAGCTAATTTAATTCATGAAAAAGATATTACACCATTACTTAAAGGGTCCATAGATACAGTTTCAATAAGCTTAAATGCATCTAATGCTGAAGAGTATTATAAAATAACTCGTAATAAGTTTGGTATAAAATCTTATGATGAGATGTTAAAGTTTGCAGTAGAATGTAAAAAATATGTACCTAATGTTGTAATGACCGTAGTTGATTGTATTGGTGAAGAAGAGATAGAATCATGTAGAAGAGTATGTAATGAAATAGGATTACCATTAAGGGTACGTCCATTTGAAGAATAGTAAAATCTTAAAAAGCTGTTACGTAAGACTGAAGTATATTATGTAACAGCTTTTTAATTTTATTTAAAAATAAAGAAAAATGTATATCTATTTAATACAGTTTTCATACTAACATTGTATAGAAAGGTAGGAGAGTTAAAATGAAAAAATTAGTTTTAATTAGGCATGGTGAAAGTCTTTGGAATTTAGAAAATAAGTTTACTGGATGGACAGATGTAGATTTATCAGAAAATGGACTTAGGGAAGCTAGGATGGCAGGTAAGATACTTAAGGAGAATGGATTTCAGTTTGATATAGCATATACATCTGTTTTAAAAAGAGCTATAAGAACATTGTGGATAGTATTACATGAGATGGATTTAATGTGGATACCGGTATACAAGTCTTGGAAGCTTAATGAGAGACATTATGGAGCTTTACAAGGGCTAAATAAGGAAAAGACTATAGAGAAGTATGGGGAAGAACAAGTTCATAAGTGGAGAAGATTTGTAGATGTAAGACCACCAGAGCTAACAAAGGACGATCCAAGATATCCGGGACATGAGTTTAAGTATCATGATTTAAATGAAAGTGATTTGCCCCTTACTGAAAATTTAGCTGATACAGAAAAAAGAGTTTTACAAGAGTGGAATGAAAATATAGTGCCGAATTTAAAGAATAATAAAAGAATTATTATTTCAGCACATGGTAATACATTAAGAGCTTTAGTACGGTATTTAGATAATATATCTAGTGATGGAATTGCAGATTTAAATATACCTACAGGTACACCTTTGGTATATGAATTAGATGATGATTTGAAACCTATAAGGAGCTATTATTTATCTTTAGATGGAAAATTATCAAAAGATGTGATGCCTAAGCATATATAAATTTAATAGGGATATTGCAGGAATTTAACTGCAATATCCCTATTGAATTTTAGTTTTATGGCAAAAACAAACAAAATGTTGAAAAATTCGTCAAAATACCTTATAATTGTATATATTTACAAAATACGACCTTATGAGGTGAAAATATGAAAGATAAGAATAAGATTAACACAACTAAAGAAAATACTAAAATGGATATAGATGATACTATTGAACTTTCTATAACAGGAGTATTGGATGAAATTGAAAGAGTTAATAAAGAAGAATTTGAAGAAAGTGATAATATAGAATTTAGAGAAAAAGAGATAAAATCTTCTAAGAGAACTAAAAAGATATTAGTAGCTGTTGTGGCGTTTATAGTTATTATATCCTCTAGCGCAATGGCAATAGCGGTATTAGGTAAAAATAAAGCAGAAGCTAAAAATAAGAAGGATAATAAAATAGTTAGTAAGGTAGATAAAAATGAAAAGGAAACTACTGATGTTGAAGAAAAAGATGAAGAAGATCCTAAGGTTGAAGAAGAAACAAAAGAGTCAGAGGTTACAGAAGATAAAGTTGAAGACAATAACGAAACAGAAGAAAAGAATGATACAGTAATAGAAAGTAAAGTACAGGAGGTAAAAAAGACAGAAGTTAGTAACACTGCTACAAAGGCTGTGGAAACAGAGAAAGTGAATACTACTGTGATGCCAGAAGGAGAAAACTTTTTATCAGAAGTAGAAAATATAGTGTATCAAAAAATTAATGAAGAAAGAAGTAAAGCTGGAATTCAAAATTTAACTAATAGTGAAAGAATAAAAAAATATGCAAGAGTAAAAGTTAAAGATATGGCAGATAATGGATACTTGGCTAGTAAGGATTTAAATGGAAACTTAATTACCGTATATATGAGGAATGATGGTATAACTTATGGTAGCTGGGGTGAAAATATAGGTTATGTTACATATGATTCAGATCCAACAGCTTTAGCAGAAAAATTTATAGGTAATTTTATGAACTCAACTAGTAATAAAGATAAAATTTTATCTACTACTTATTCAGAAGTTGGGATAGGAATATATAAGTCAGGGGATAGAGTTTATATCGCTCAAGAATTTATAAGATAAAATATAATGAAACTTTATAAAAATATAAAAAATTACAATGAATTGTATAAAAACAGGAAAAATTTAATATAATAACTACTTTATAAAATAAATTACTGTAGTATAATAGTATATATAATAAATTTGTACATAAATAAGGCTTTGAATGGTGAAAATATGAAAAAAATAATTACTACAGTGTTATTTGCATTATCAATTTCTATAATAGTATCGGTATCTTTAGGTATATTATCTGGCATTACATACTTTTCTGAAGAAGAAATTGCTGTTGAACCTATAGAAAGTAAACAAGATATAGTAGCATTATTAGTAGAGGAATATAATGAAAATTCTAAGTTCTATAATAAAAAAGATATAGAAGAAAAGAATGACAATGAAATAGAGGAAACTAATATAAATACTGCAGAAGATAAATCAGATATACAAAAAGAAAGTAATACAGCTGATAGTGATGAAGAAAAAAAAGATAGCAATGAAAATGTACAAGCTGTTATTGCAGAAGCGAATAATAAAGCATCCAATGAAAATGAGAATGTAAATACTCCTACAGTTACTGTAGAAGAAAATACCGTAACTGAAGTTTCTCAAGAGCCAATTAGTAATAATTTTTTTGCAAATATAGAAGGTATTATTTTGCAAAGGGTAAATGAAGAAAGAGCTAAAGAAGGGCTTACTGCTTTAACATATAGTAGTACAATGAGAAAATATGCTAGAATAAAATCTATGGATATGGGTGAGAGAGGATATTTTGAGCATAGGGACCCTGAAGGGCGTTTAATGAGTGATATAATTAAGAAAGATGGAATTAAATATAAAGCTTGGGGAGAAAATATAGCATATATAGGTGGAATGACAGATGAAACTGCTATAGCTGAAAGGTTTGTGAATAATTGGATGAACTCTTCAAGTCATAGAGCTAACATATTATGTGATAGATTCTCAGAAATTGGTATAGGTGTATATAAAATAGGAAATAGATTTTATGCTACACAAGAATTTTTTAATTAAATATACTAGTAATTATAGCCAATGAATAAAATGGAATAGTTCCTGTAAAGCAAGTGATAGCCTAAATATCACTTGCTTTATTTTATTGCAATAAAAGTAAAAAAAATCATATGAGGGAATAAGTAACCTATGGTGGAAATAATGTTGACTAAGATAATTGGACAATCTATGTTATAACTTTAAGTGACGGCGTTAGGAAAAGTAAAAAGTACTTTAACTAATAAGATATTGGATTTATTTATAAGGAATCCGAAAAAATAAAAAGGAGTGGTACAGATGAAAAATAAACTAATTGCCATAATATTAACAACTGCTGTTATAGGGGGAGTAGGAAGTACAGCTTATGCTGCTGAAATAAGTTCAAATAATACTTCCAATGTAGTAGTAAGTAAATCAAAAAGTAATTGTAGTTACAAGAAAAAACATGATAGGTTATCTAAGAAAAAACATCCATTTCATCATTTAGGATGCAATAACAAACCTACTAATTGTCCTGGTAATGGAGATATAGATGAAGTAATTCCACCAACAACGGAAGATACACCATCAATAGATGAAGTAATTCCACCAATAACGGAAGATACACCATCAATAGATGAAGTAATTCCACCAACAACGGAAGATACACCATCAATAGATGAAGTAATTCCACCAACAACGGAAGATACACCATCAATAGATGAAGTGGTTCCACCGACAACAGGAGATACACCATCAATAGATGAGGTAGTTCCACCAACAACAGAGGAAACGCCAAGTGTTAATGACAAATTTATGGCACAAGTGGAACAAAAAATATATGAAAAAATAAATGAAGAGAGATCAAAAGCAGGAGTTGCGACTTTATCATATAATAGCACTATGGAGAAATATGCAAGAATAAAATCTCAAGATATGGGAGACAGAGGATATTTTGACCATGTAGATCCAGAAGGAAATCTTATAACTGTAAAAATGCAACAAGATGGTGTAAGATATAATGCTTGGGGAGAAAATATTGCATATATAGGCGGAGTATCTGATGCAGATGCTTTAGCAACACAATTTATGAATAATTGGATGAACTCACAAGGACATAGAGAAAATATTCTATCAACTAACTTTACATCAGTTGGAGTTGGAGTTTATAAGTCAGGAAATAGAGTTTATGCAACACAAGAATTTTATAGATAAAAAATAGTACAAGCTATTAAAAAAGCTCAATAAAATAATTAAAGGACCGTCGGAGTTACAATTTGATGTTGTAATCGATGGTCCTTTTTAATTATTTAATAACAAAGAAATATAGAAGTACTAATATACCTAATATTATTCTATAGTATCCAAATACTTTGAAATCATGTTTCTTTATGTAATCCATAAGGAACTTAATAGCAAAGATTGATACTAAAAATGCAACTACTGATCCAGTTAATAATACTATCCATTCAAAAGATGAAAAAGCAAAACCAGCTTTAAGTAGTTTTAGGGCACTAGCACCTAACATTGTTGGAACAGCTAAGAAAAATGAAAATTCAGCTGCTACAAATCTTGAAGTACCTAAAAGAACAGCACCTATAATTGTTGCACCAGATCTTGATGTTCCTGGAATTAGTGCCAATATTTGAAACATACCTATAAAAATAGCAGTTTTATAAGTTAATTCTGAGAAGCTATTTATTGCAGGTTTTTTATTTCTATTTTCGATAAATATAAATAATATACCATATATAATAAGAGTTATTGAAACTACAGTAGGATTAAAAAATACTTCTTCAATTTTATCATCGAATAAGACACCAATTATTCCTGATGGCGCTACTGCTACAATGACCTTAAGCCATAAACTAATAGTATCATTTCTTTCAGTTACACTTTTTGATGGTGAAAAAGGATTAAGTTTATTAAAATATAGAACTAATACTGCCAGTATTGAACCAAATTGTATAACTACAAGAAATGTACTTACAAATGTAGAGCTAAAATTTAATTTAATAAATTCATCTACTAATATCATATGACCAGTACTGCTTACTGGTAGCCATTCTGTAATTCCTTGAACTATTCCAAGAATAATGGCTTTAAAAATTTCTAAAAAGTCCATTTAATTTACCCCCGATAAATTTTCTATATTTCTATCACTATTATTATAAAGGTAGTTATAGAAAATTTAAATGAAAATGTTGAGATTTGTAATGAAAATAATAAATTTTTAATAATTTTACATAATGTATAATGGAATTTAAAACTAATAAAAAAGTATTAAAAACTATAATATATTAGATACAAATTAGGAAAGAAAAGGTATAATAATAAAAAGAAAGTATATTATATTTTTTATGACTGATTATAGTATAATAATTAATTATAAAGTTTATTTTTATTGATGTTATGAAAGTGAGGGATATAATGGATATAGTACATAATATTGATGACAACGTTTTAAATTTTATACAAGAGCATTTTAAAAGTTCATTCATGGATACTATTATGCCAGTAATAACTTCTTTAGGAAATAGCGGAATAGTGTGGATATTAATATCTGTTGTATTAATAGCTATGAAGAGATATAGAAAGTATGGTTATATGTTAGCTTTGGCACTAATCATTACTTTGGTTGTTGGAAATCTAACGTTGAAACCTTTGATAGCGAGGACACGTCCTTTTGATGCTAATGAT
Above is a genomic segment from Clostridium bornimense containing:
- a CDS encoding CAP domain-containing protein — protein: MKDKNKINTTKENTKMDIDDTIELSITGVLDEIERVNKEEFEESDNIEFREKEIKSSKRTKKILVAVVAFIVIISSSAMAIAVLGKNKAEAKNKKDNKIVSKVDKNEKETTDVEEKDEEDPKVEEETKESEVTEDKVEDNNETEEKNDTVIESKVQEVKKTEVSNTATKAVETEKVNTTVMPEGENFLSEVENIVYQKINEERSKAGIQNLTNSERIKKYARVKVKDMADNGYLASKDLNGNLITVYMRNDGITYGSWGENIGYVTYDSDPTALAEKFIGNFMNSTSNKDKILSTTYSEVGIGIYKSGDRVYIAQEFIR
- a CDS encoding CAP domain-containing protein; protein product: MKKIITTVLFALSISIIVSVSLGILSGITYFSEEEIAVEPIESKQDIVALLVEEYNENSKFYNKKDIEEKNDNEIEETNINTAEDKSDIQKESNTADSDEEKKDSNENVQAVIAEANNKASNENENVNTPTVTVEENTVTEVSQEPISNNFFANIEGIILQRVNEERAKEGLTALTYSSTMRKYARIKSMDMGERGYFEHRDPEGRLMSDIIKKDGIKYKAWGENIAYIGGMTDETAIAERFVNNWMNSSSHRANILCDRFSEIGIGVYKIGNRFYATQEFFN
- a CDS encoding phosphatase PAP2 family protein — protein: MDIVHNIDDNVLNFIQEHFKSSFMDTIMPVITSLGNSGIVWILISVVLIAMKRYRKYGYMLALALIITLVVGNLTLKPLIARTRPFDANDLKNILLIEAPTDYSFPSGHTMSSFAAAVVLIYMDKKVGIIAMILAVLIAFSRLYLYVHYPSDVFVGMILGILSAIISIKLLSKIKV
- a CDS encoding PLP-dependent aminotransferase family protein, whose protein sequence is MFLSNKNFNDNEPIYIQIENYIKGIIDKNLLAQNSKLPATREMAKLLGVSRNSVITAYENLEAEGVLYTIKGKGTFISSRNIDSSVKWHVSWKDYINDYAVKASELDIVKSEIPWSKDLISFKSISPEGELFNIEEIKRAFLNTISKENHKILNYGYAKGYKPLMEYILEYTKNKGIDVTNKDIIVTNGFTEGLDILLTSCIKKGDKIICENPTHNTAIKMMRVHGVDIVPVKVNEDGIDIVELEEELKKGGVKFGYLIPSYHNPTGIVISAEKRYCVYETFKKYNVPIIEDGFNEELMHNSSHISPIAALDKDANAVIYISSFSKILFPGVRIGWIIADKGLINTFESVKRCKNIHTSFLDQGILYEYLCSGTFKKDIKKIRRIYREKYNFALRCVKEYIKPSFIWGEGSLHIYIGIENINSRELLAKCYEKGVIFMPGDVFSVDSSCDNTLRLGLSRLSLDEIEKGIKVIGKCVEELKNGDT
- a CDS encoding D-alanine--D-alanine ligase — protein: MRIGVLMGGVSSEREISLKSGEEVINNLDKEKYKVIPIIINSKKDVINKVKDIDFAFIALHGAFGEDGTVQGILETMGIPYSGCGVLSSSIAMNKDLCKRVMLSEKIDTAQWFIAGSLKEINYYGIRKMGYPVFVKPNNGGSSVATTLVEREEDLEDAVKEALKYDNEVIIEKYINGIEITSFVLNGEVMPTISIQSNGKNFFDYSSKYDEGGADEKILRLNSHLQKKVDRISHKIWKVLRCKGYIRIDMILQDRIPYVLEVNTLPGLTRSSLIPKSAMEKGIDFPSLLDKMIEYSLD
- a CDS encoding potassium channel family protein yields the protein MRDLEFTDNEKIEWIYDGIAGVMAVIAVIVVMLQFSNNLSPKVNRGVNIIDGAIYFIFLSDYLMRLLTSKNKKRFFKHNVVDTIAIFPFMLFMESNFGSVFKLVRVVTYVLRLVGNIKEVLFTNGFIYALGSTVLITFIGSLGIYVFERGTENISNYGDALWWSFVTVTTVGYGDISPSSGVGRFIACILMITGIGFLSMLTSTISTFFFSKIYKRKEKKIKEKDKVIIDLSDLSEEKRKSILSYYKFLKENDI
- a CDS encoding TIGR04100 family radical SAM protein; its protein translation is MVILYTAKNGEYTSLQGQSNIKDNVYVNLTNRCPAACTFCLRNTKEMAESNSLWLKREPTREEIISEFDKYDLSKCNEIIFCGFGEPMERVYDIVEIASYIKRKYKDMHIRINTNGLANLIHEKDITPLLKGSIDTVSISLNASNAEEYYKITRNKFGIKSYDEMLKFAVECKKYVPNVVMTVVDCIGEEEIESCRRVCNEIGLPLRVRPFEE
- a CDS encoding CAP domain-containing protein; translated protein: MKNKLIAIILTTAVIGGVGSTAYAAEISSNNTSNVVVSKSKSNCSYKKKHDRLSKKKHPFHHLGCNNKPTNCPGNGDIDEVIPPTTEDTPSIDEVIPPITEDTPSIDEVIPPTTEDTPSIDEVIPPTTEDTPSIDEVVPPTTGDTPSIDEVVPPTTEETPSVNDKFMAQVEQKIYEKINEERSKAGVATLSYNSTMEKYARIKSQDMGDRGYFDHVDPEGNLITVKMQQDGVRYNAWGENIAYIGGVSDADALATQFMNNWMNSQGHRENILSTNFTSVGVGVYKSGNRVYATQEFYR
- a CDS encoding undecaprenyl-diphosphate phosphatase, whose protein sequence is MDFLEIFKAIILGIVQGITEWLPVSSTGHMILVDEFIKLNFSSTFVSTFLVVIQFGSILAVLVLYFNKLNPFSPSKSVTERNDTISLWLKVIVAVAPSGIIGVLFDDKIEEVFFNPTVVSITLIIYGILFIFIENRNKKPAINSFSELTYKTAIFIGMFQILALIPGTSRSGATIIGAVLLGTSRFVAAEFSFFLAVPTMLGASALKLLKAGFAFSSFEWIVLLTGSVVAFLVSIFAIKFLMDYIKKHDFKVFGYYRIILGILVLLYFFVIK
- the gpmA gene encoding 2,3-diphosphoglycerate-dependent phosphoglycerate mutase, with the protein product MKKLVLIRHGESLWNLENKFTGWTDVDLSENGLREARMAGKILKENGFQFDIAYTSVLKRAIRTLWIVLHEMDLMWIPVYKSWKLNERHYGALQGLNKEKTIEKYGEEQVHKWRRFVDVRPPELTKDDPRYPGHEFKYHDLNESDLPLTENLADTEKRVLQEWNENIVPNLKNNKRIIISAHGNTLRALVRYLDNISSDGIADLNIPTGTPLVYELDDDLKPIRSYYLSLDGKLSKDVMPKHI
- a CDS encoding pyridoxamine kinase; the encoded protein is MTLEKQKKIAIVNDMTGFGRCSIAAQLPIISAMKIQCCPLPTAILSAHTGFPSFFFDDYTSKMKEYMNNWKELNINFDGIATGFLGSKEQIDVVVEFMEKFKDNNTIVVVDPVMGDYGELYATYTKEMCNEMKKLLKYADIITPNLTEACRLIDIEYPKKQLNEEELENIAKTLCEMGPKKVVITGLQYDGEIQNFIYEKENGYNIINVKKIGEDRSGTGDVFTAIIIASVVRGISLVKAVEKATKFISKTIKYTAELNTPVTDGLCFEEYLTELKES